The following coding sequences lie in one Cryptococcus neoformans var. neoformans B-3501A chromosome 2, whole genome shotgun sequence genomic window:
- a CDS encoding hypothetical protein (HMMPfam hit to RRM_2, RNA recognition motif 2, score: 149.8, E(): 5.9e-42), translating into MSHSPSASPRLRPFAIPIRKPEETSNLQALPIDDRNDDTGCVKTRPQEESCHAPIPPEPCSPDLSKLKVTDDEEISPTRVQVRSSSCNCQALLIGFIEWTYQTPRRFSLASTPSTTPGLTSTPFTSRSSFTADSNNTPHTPYTPGFVGYRRHSDSSDELSCLSGKVSTSAGHSIETLGRYLLITQVPNEVSEFEFRDMIQSMADFKALIVKHLKSKGCIIIVFYDLRQNLKVYERLQEGPVTIGVAHPMVQLQCMPVSRDVVETVTGHGGAWDQVWKTSESTIKIEIKGGHPVTTEVMENVMQSIGDVRQIDPIGYDGREFAVDFYDTRDAAQSITDLNGRTAGQALLCVDYHDHRDKEYLYSRPSNNRAFSLGSAAYIPGCLSASRLESTSSDAFNLTRIADGNSDLRTPSNMALNTLRTDDFFSSHPSSLTPSKQSVAAPDFACSTSPSWSLDKSFFDYETPPRILSLSRRLSEAGTVQGLVNRADMAARARQKQGLGGHWDANDRKAIPEQNRVFPERIMAGLDSRTTVMVKDVPNKLSRQELVDILNRVVPGEFDFVYLRFDFKNCCNVGYAFVNFCSVQSLLRFIQARVGKKWNLFSSEKVLQVSYADIQGKLALINKFRNSAVMGVIEPWRPQIFYSSGTLKGQPEPFPDSDNLAVRERSGLSQTSIFSTQPSSLFHSQHRPYDYTSASFDHSF; encoded by the exons ATGTCTCATTCACCAAGTgcttctcctcgtcttAGACCATTTGCCATTCCTATTAGGAAGCCTGAAGAGACTAGCAATCT CCAAGCGTTGCCCATTGATGACAGGAACGATGACACCGGGTGTGTCAAG ACAAGACCCCAGGAGGAATCCTGTCATGCTCCAATACCTCCTGAGCCCTGTTCACCTGACCTGTCCAAGCTCAAAGTCACCGATGACGAAGAAATTTCCCCCACCCGAGTGCAG gtgaggTCATCCAGCTGCAATTGCCAAGCTCTACTAATCGGATTCATAGAATGGACTTATCAAACCCCTCGCCGTTTTTCCCTCGCCAGCACGCCCTCTACTACACCGGGGTTGACCAGTACACCCTTTACCTCCCGGTCTTCTTTCACCGCCGATTCGAATAACACGCCTCATACTCCCTACACCCCAGGGTTTGTCGGATATCGGCGACACTCTGATAGTAGTGATGAGCTCAGTTGTCTTTCAGGAAAAGTCAGCACCTCCGCAGGGCATTCAATTGAGACCTTGGGAAGATATCTGCTC ATTACTCAGGTGCCGAATGAGGTTAGCGAATTTGAATTTCGGGACATGATTCAG AGTATGGCAGACTTCAAAGCCCTCATCGTAAAGCATCTAAAAAGTAAAGGTTGC ATCATCATCGTTTTCTACGACCTTAGACAGAACCTCAAGGTTTACGAACGGCTTCAGGAAGGTCCGGTCACCATCGGGGTAGCACATCCTATGGTCCAGCTTCAATGTATGCCAGTCTCCAGAGATGTGGTCGAGACT GTCACTGGTCATGGAGGAGCGTGGGATCAAGTTTGGAAGACTTCTGAGTCAACCATCAAGATTGAGATCAAGGGCGGGCATCCTGTAACTACAGAAGTCATGGAG AACGTTATGCAATCGATAGGAGACGTTCGCCAGATTGACCCCATTGGTTATGACGGGCGAGAGTTCGCTGTCGATTTTTACGATACTCGTGATGCGGCACAGTCTATCACGGACCTTAATGGCCGCACTGCTGGACAGGCCCTGCTATGTGTTGATTACCATGATCATAGAGATAAAGAATATCTTTATTCCCGACCTTCAAATAACCGAGCATTCTCCTTGGGGTCTGCGGCCTACATTCCTGGTTGTCTGAGCGCGTCCCGGCTAGAGTCGACTTCATCGGATGCCTTCAACCTGACTCGTATCGCAGACGGCAATTCAGACTTGCGCACGCCCTCCAACATGGCCCTCAATACACTCAGAACAGATgacttcttttcttctcatccctcttctttgacaCCGTCGAAGCAAAGTGTTGCAGCTCCAGATTTCGCCTGTAGCACGTCTCCCTCCTGGTCTCTTGACAAATCGTTTTTCGATTATGAAACCCCTCCTCGCATCTTGTCCCTATCAAGAAGGCTTTCCGAGGCTGGTACTGTACAAGGTCTTGTTAACCGCGCGGATATGGCGGCAAGAGCAAGGCAGAAGCAAGGCTTAGGTGGCCATTGGGACGCTAACGATCGTAAAGCTATTCCGGAGCAAAATAGAGTATTCCCCGAGAGGATTATGGCCG GTCTGGACAGTCGCACCACAGTAATGGTAAAAGATGTCCCC AACAAATTATCTCGACAAGAGCTGGTTGATATTCTTAATCGAGTTGTTCCGGGCGAATTCGACTTTGTATACCTGCGCTTTGACTTCAAGAATTGTTGCAAT GTGGGGTATGCGTTCGTCAATTTTTGCTCTGTCCAGTCACTTTTGCGTTTCATTCAAGCGCGGGTAGGGAAAAAATGGAACTTGTTTTCCAGTGAGAAGGTCCTCCAA GTATCGTACGCGGACATACA GGGGAAATTGGCCCTTATCAATAAGTTTAG AAATTCTGCCGTAATGGGTGTCATTGAGCCTTGGCGCCCTCAAATATTCTATTCCAGTGGAACATTGAAGGGTCAACCG
- a CDS encoding hypothetical protein (Match to EST gb|CF190196.1|CF190196) codes for MAPPAKPASTPKRKPFTPKPPRPAEERLPKLYRALTDQVDDGYFENAIKTCKKILTLDASSRTAFQTLLFLHLQTDDYTSALSLLDHPSHEESLGFERAYCLYRLHREKEALEVLKGLSEKGRKIDHLEAQILYRLGEYSQAQEIYEGMLADCDVSSPEHADIVTNLSATTAHLDFDTHGYHSHLSTTVSSTSQTPMNTADLENIVPSLPTGWSSGGLAATVEKKTATVKAPEEKNERSRPRHKLPKGAVAGKEFTEDPERWIPLRQRLSYITAQSKKKGAKESMGTGFTQGSTGGHSGGSGGGGKNKKGKRK; via the exons ATGGCCCCACCCGCAAAGCCTGCTTCAACGCCAAAGCGCAAACCATTCACTCCCAAGCCTCCCCGACCAGCAGAGGAACGCTTGCCTAAACTCTATCGTGCCTTGACGGACCAAGTGGATGATGGGTATTTTGAAAACGCCATCAAAACCTGTAAGAAGA TTTTGACCCTTGACGCCTCAAGCCGAACTGCTTTCCAGACCCTTTTGTTCCTGCACCTTCAAACCGATGATTACACCTCCGCGCTCTCGCTTCTCGACCATCCGTCTCATGAAGAATCACTTGGTTTTGAAAGAGCATATTGCTTATACAGACTCCAtagagagaaagaggcaCTGGAAGTCTTGAAGGGGTTGAGTGAGAAGGGCCGTAAGATAGACCATCTAGAGGCGCAAATC TTATATCGTCTAGGCGAGTACAGCCAGGCGCAAGAAATTTACGAGGGAATGCTTGCCGACTGCGATGTT TCATCCCCAGAACATGCTGATATTGTCACCAACCTATCCGCTACCACAGCGCACCTCGACTTCGACACTCACGGATACCATTCCCACCTCTCCACTACGGTCTCCTCTACATCCCAAACCCCGATGAACACTGCAGACCTTGAGAACATTGTGCCTTCTTTGCCTACTGGCTGGTCATCGGGTGGTCTGGCAGCTACAGTGGAAAAGAAAACGGCAACAGTCAAGGCGccggaagagaagaatgaaagaagCAGGCCCAGGCATAAGTTACCTAAGGGGGCTGTTGCTGGAAAGGAATTCACAGAAGAT CCCGAAAGGTGGATCCCTCTTCGCCAGAGATTGTCATACATTACTGCTCagagcaaaaagaagggcGCCAAGGAGAGTATGGGTACGGGCTTCACGCAGGGAAGTACTGGCGGCCACTCTGGAGGCagtggcggcggcggaaagaacaagaaagGTAAAAGGAAATAA
- a CDS encoding hypothetical protein (Match to EST gb|CF185749.1|CF185749; HMMPfam hit to Metallophos, Calcineurin-like phosphoesterase, score: 157.3, E(): 3.2e-44) has product MGEQPEIDLDSVIDRLLEVRGNRPGKAVQLAEYEIKYLCTKAREIFISQPILLELEAPIKICGDIHGQYYDLLRLFEYGGFPPEANYLFLGDYVDRGKQSLETICLLLAYKIKYPENFFILRGNHECASINRIYGFYDECKRRYNIKLWKTFTDCFNCLPIAAIIDEKIFTMHGGLSPDLQSMEQIRRVMRPTDVPDTGLLCDLLWSDPDKDITGWSENDRGVSFTFGPDVVSRFLQKHDMDLICRAHQVVEDGYEFFAKRQLVTLFSAPNYCGEFDNAGAMMSVDDTLLCSFQILKPAEKKPKYGGYGGSARPVTPPRKGKSNKRKA; this is encoded by the exons ATGGGAGAACAGCCTGAAATTGATCTTGACTCAGTCATCGACCGACTGTTAGAAG TGCGAGGGAACAGACCAGGCAAGGCAGTGCAGTTGGCAGAATACGAAATCAAATACCTTTGCACCAAAGCCCGTGAAATCTTCATCAGTCAGCCGATCCTCCTTGAACTCGAAGCTCCTATCAAAATCTGTG GTGACATCCATGGACAATATTACGACTTGTTGCGTCTCTTTGAGTACGGTGGTTTCCCCCCCGAAGCCAATtatctcttcctcggtGACTATGTCGACCGAGGCAAGCAATCCCTTGAAACTATCTGCCTGCTGTTGGCGTATAAAATCAAGTACCCTGAAAACTTTTTCATCTTGAGAGGAAACCATGAATGCGCGAGTATCAATAGGATCTATGGATTCTATGATGAAT GCAAGCGTCGCTACAACATCAAGCTTTGGAAGACTTTTACCGACTGCTTCAACTGTCTCCCCATCGCTGCTATCATCGACGAGAAAATCTTCACAATGCACGGAGGTTTGAGTCCTGACTTGCAAAGTATGGAGCAGATCAGGAGAGTTATGCGACCAACAGATGTTCCAGACACCG GTCTTCTTTGTGACCTGCTTTGGTCTGATCCGGACAAGGACATCACTGGATGGAGCGAGAATGATCGAGGAGTCTCGTTCACTTTTGGTCCGGACGTTGTTTCTCGGTTCTTGCAAAAGCACGATATGGACTTGATTTGTCGAGCGCATCAA GTTGTTGAAGACGGCTACGAATTCTTCGCCAAGCGACAGCTTGTCACTCTATTCTCTGCCCCTAATTATTGTGGCGAATTTGATAATGCTGGCGCGATGATGAGCGTAGACGACACCTTACTTTGTTCCTTCCAA ATTCTGAAACCTGCCGAAAAGAAGCCGAAATACGGTGGATACGGCGGAAGCGCACGGC CGGTTACTCCTCCACGTAAAGGCAAGTCGAACAAAAGAAAGGCGTGA
- a CDS encoding hypothetical protein (Match to EST gb|CF185749.1|CF185749; HMMPfam hit to Metallophos, Calcineurin-like phosphoesterase, score: 157.3, E(): 3.2e-44), with protein sequence MGEQPEIDLDSVIDRLLEVRGNRPGKAVQLAEYEIKYLCTKAREIFISQPILLELEAPIKICGDIHGQYYDLLRLFEYGGFPPEANYLFLGDYVDRGKQSLETICLLLAYKIKYPENFFILRGNHECASINRIYGFYDECKRRYNIKLWKTFTDCFNCLPIAAIIDEKIFTMHGGLSPDLQSMEQIRRVMRPTDVPDTGLLCDLLWSDPDKDITGWSENDRGVSFTFGPDVVSRFLQKHDMDLICRAHQVVEDGYEFFAKRQLVTLFSAPNYCGEFDNAGAMMSVDDTLLCSFQILKPAEKKPKYGGYGGSARR encoded by the exons ATGGGAGAACAGCCTGAAATTGATCTTGACTCAGTCATCGACCGACTGTTAGAAG TGCGAGGGAACAGACCAGGCAAGGCAGTGCAGTTGGCAGAATACGAAATCAAATACCTTTGCACCAAAGCCCGTGAAATCTTCATCAGTCAGCCGATCCTCCTTGAACTCGAAGCTCCTATCAAAATCTGTG GTGACATCCATGGACAATATTACGACTTGTTGCGTCTCTTTGAGTACGGTGGTTTCCCCCCCGAAGCCAATtatctcttcctcggtGACTATGTCGACCGAGGCAAGCAATCCCTTGAAACTATCTGCCTGCTGTTGGCGTATAAAATCAAGTACCCTGAAAACTTTTTCATCTTGAGAGGAAACCATGAATGCGCGAGTATCAATAGGATCTATGGATTCTATGATGAAT GCAAGCGTCGCTACAACATCAAGCTTTGGAAGACTTTTACCGACTGCTTCAACTGTCTCCCCATCGCTGCTATCATCGACGAGAAAATCTTCACAATGCACGGAGGTTTGAGTCCTGACTTGCAAAGTATGGAGCAGATCAGGAGAGTTATGCGACCAACAGATGTTCCAGACACCG GTCTTCTTTGTGACCTGCTTTGGTCTGATCCGGACAAGGACATCACTGGATGGAGCGAGAATGATCGAGGAGTCTCGTTCACTTTTGGTCCGGACGTTGTTTCTCGGTTCTTGCAAAAGCACGATATGGACTTGATTTGTCGAGCGCATCAA GTTGTTGAAGACGGCTACGAATTCTTCGCCAAGCGACAGCTTGTCACTCTATTCTCTGCCCCTAATTATTGTGGCGAATTTGATAATGCTGGCGCGATGATGAGCGTAGACGACACCTTACTTTGTTCCTTCCAA ATTCTGAAACCTGCCGAAAAGAAGCCGAAATACGGTGGATACGGCGGAAGCGCACGGCGTTAG
- a CDS encoding hypothetical protein (Match to ESTs gb|CF187481.1|CF187481, gb|CF188811.1|CF188811, gb|CF188810.1|CF188810), producing MSASETTTPAAVAAPSTATAETPASSIPPKPVTPAENFTEPPARALDAIAEPTILDKAKDIAKPYLDKAEPYVQKVQGATKPYADKAATKFEQLVDKIEGNDPSTSAVPTSAGTLDESIDNAKARTVGTTERAATVAEETGEKAKGFFEQGLSAVQSTFNQITNTIEQRTTTDSHPGILTQMSNVVHKGLDKVEGFLNEATDATVPPTSTSATANAATGTDNSTSTTQPVQTTTNTVPHIPLGP from the exons ATGTCTGCTTCCGAAACCACTAcccctgctgctgttgcagCTCCGTCAACAGCGACGGCTGAGACTCCAGCTTCATCTATCCCTCCAAAGCCTGTCACTCCAGCGGAGAATTTCACAGAGCCACCTGCAAGGGCTCTTGACGCCATCGCAGAACCGACCATTCTGGACAAGGCAAAAGATATAGCCAAGCCT TACCTTGACAAGGCTGAGCCATACGTACAAAAAGTACAAGGTGCAACCAAGCCTTACGCTGATAAGGCGGCTACTAAATTTGAGCAACTTGTTGACAAGATCGAA GGGAATGACCCTTCCACGAGCGCTGTACCCACATCGGCAGGAACCCTCGACGAGTCTATTGACAACGCGAAGGCCAGAACTGTTGGGACGACAGAGCGTGCTGCTACTGTGGCTGAGGAAACTGGCGAAAAGGCGAAGGGTTTCTTCGAACAAGGATTAAGCGCTGTGCAG AGTACCTTTAATCAAATCACCAATACCATTGAACAGAGGACAACCACTGACAGCCATCCCGGTATCCTTACTCAAATGAGTAACGTCGTGCACAAGGGCCTTGATAAAGTTGAAGGATTTTTGAATGAG GCTACTGACGCGACCGTGCCTCCAACGAGCACTTCTGCCACTGCCAACGCAGCTACAGGCACAGACAACAGTACAAGCACCACTCAACCGGTCCAGACCACTACCAACACTGTACCGCACATCCCTCTTGGTCCATAG
- a CDS encoding hypothetical protein (HMMPfam hit to CAP_GLY, CAP-Gly domain, score: 101.9, E(): 1.5e-27) codes for MPYLSVFVTSPDTHSERRFDSGLTVQQLKDKLTPITGISPQYQVIKICRSADQTSGPPLAVLDDDSRTLASYGLEEWNCIKVDNIDPNYRPGEFTDESNLERFELSPEEYAARSDTVLAHLKANKLGRFADAPTTLDSPLPPPPMIMDPTIVPGKRCEVSHGEDGMAKRGTVRFVGEAKIGKGGIWVGVELDEPLGKGDGEIEGTRYFSCLPKHAVFVRSAKVTVGDFPEEDIFSDDEI; via the exons ATGCCCTATCTCAGTGTCTTTGTAACCTCTCCCGATACCCATTCGGAGCGCAGATTTGATTCGGGTCTCACTGTTCAGCAGCTCAAG GATAAGCTCACCCCAATTACCGGTATTTCACCTCAGTATCAAGTAATAAAAATCTGTCGATCGGCCGATCAGACCTCTGGCCCTCCTTTGGCGGTGCTTGATGACGACTCCCGGACATTGGCAAGCTACGGTCTGGAGGAATGGAATTGTATTAAA GTAGACAATATCGATCCTAACTACCGCCCAGGGGAATTCACCGACGAATCCAATCTAGAGCGTTTTGAACTGAGCCCTGAAGAATACGCTGCTCGTTCAGACACTGTCCTTGCTCATCTGAAAGCCAACAAGCTAGGACGATTTGCTGATGCTCCAACCACTCTCGattcccctcttcctcctcccccaaTGATCATGGACCCGACTATCGTCCCAGGAAAGAGGTGTGAGGTATCACATGGTGAAGATGGGATGGCAAAAAGAGGCACAGTGAGGTTTGTCGGGGAAGCAAAGATCGGAAAGGGTGGAATCTGGGTTGGAGTAGAGCTTGACGAGCCTCTggggaaaggagatggaga AATTGAGGGCACGAGATACTTCTCATGCTTACCAAAGCATGCTGTTTTTGTCAGATCTGCGAAAGTCACAGTGGGGGACTTCCCGGAAGAGGACATCTTTTCCGACGACGAAATATAG